Genomic window (Equus asinus isolate D_3611 breed Donkey chromosome 8, EquAss-T2T_v2, whole genome shotgun sequence):
tgtgtatgtgcatgtgtgagtgtgtgcacgtgagatagagagagacaaagagatttTTCTACCTTAGTTTGCAATCAGCATTTTAAAAGTCCTATCATTTGATTCCTGCTTCAGAAGTATTTCAAATGTcaaccctctcccttcccacacTGTGTCCTTAAATGAAGCCCTTTTCATTCTTCTGAGACTATTGCAAGACTACCAACCTCTGATACTGGCCCCTTCTCCATAATCATTGTTTATGTGAAAAATCTAAAGCCAGGAGAGCTACAGCAACAACAAGACAACTACAACAACAATACAGAAACTCTCTCCTTAAAAACCTCGAGTGGCTCCCCAGCCTGCAGAATAACAACCAGATTTCTCATACAGGCCTTTGGGGATCTTCACAAGATGGTCCTTATGGGGTTTTCCTCTGCTGAACCCTGGACTCTGGCCACACTATACTGCTCCCTCAGCACCTTCCTGGAAGGCCTGGCCTTGATGAGAAAACTCTTGTATCTGGACCACTGACAAAAAGGAGTCCTAGGACAAGCCCAGAGAAGCATCCTGGATATTGTTCCAATAACTCTTTTCCCACAGCTCTGCAGACACACCTGCCAGACCAGTCCTGTTAGAGATCTGGGTCTGTGGTTCCCACTGAGCTCTTGAAGTCTGGGCCCTGCCTCACATTTTATAGTTAATCGAGGGCTGGGATTGTATCTGTTTCTCTGTGTATGGGTGTGTATGTTTTAGAGAGTGGAggatggagggggtggggtggaagtGGGATTTAAATTCACGAAATCAGAAGCAAAACTCAGTTGAGGATACCAGCCACGAAGGTGACCTGATTTTGGCCAAGCAAACGTCATATGTGAGATCCATGTTACTCCATCCTTGAGGGTCTTCTATCAAGCTGCGGGGACCGAGGAGTGGTTTTAGTCACAAGCAACCCACGTGCTCTGTAGGTTATGGTTTATTAGATTGTTTGCCCAAATAAGGTCGTACTCCGCAGTTTTTAGACAATTCTATAAGCATCTTCTAACTCCGCAGTGAGGCATTTAAGAGATGTGTTACTTCCTTCATAGacataaataattttcaataaaaatcagggcgtgaataatttattttctccacTGATTGGAAGCCAACCATTTGGAAGAACACTCAGAAGAGATGAGTTAAGTCTCTtgctaaaaagtaattttaaatttgtaagGAAAAGAGGACGTTTTGTTCTTCTCCTTGAATTTTGCTGAAAGTTGAGGGCTTTATCGAATAGTTTTGGCATGCAGGGTTATTTTTCCTGAAAAGGCAAAAAGGCATGAGAAATCTGAGTCTCCATGGGTCACTCGGCAGTGGAACCTAGGCGATTTTGCGCAGAGGATTTTTGTGGGACTCAACTTTTGGGggtaaaacaaacacaaatgctCCTCCCACAGGGGCGGGGGCGGTGCCTGGGCGGTGCACCAATCACAGCGCGTCCTGCCCTATATAAGGCCTGAGGCGCCCCAGGCGTTTTACGCCACTCGCTGGTTGTTACTTCTGGTGGTGCGTCTGTGGTTATGTCTGAGACTGCGCCAGCAGCCCCAGCCGAACCTGTTTTATCTTCTATGGAGAAGCCTCCAGCCAAGAAGCGAGGGAAGAAGCCGGTTGGCTTGACGGGTGGAAGTCGCAAAGCTCCAAGTTCGTCTGTGTCCAAGTTGATCACTGAGGCGCTCTCTGTGTCCCAGGAGCGAGCGGGCATGTCGCTGGCCGCTCTCAAGAAGGCGCTGGCAGCTGCCGGCTACGACGTGGAGAAGAACAACAGGCGCATCAAGATGGGCCTCAAGAGCCTCGTGAGCAAGGGCACTGTGGTACAGACTAGGGGTACCGGCGCCTCCGGCTCTTTCAAGCTAAGCAAAAAGGCTACTCCTGAGCCCCCCAAGGGCAGAGTCAAAAAGGGCGCTTCTGCCAACGCTAAGAAGCTTGTCTTACCCAAGGGCTCGAAGTCTCCAAAGAGTGCCAAGGCCAACAAGAGGACCAGCAAGGCGAGGACACCAGCAGCTCAGCCATCTGCCAGAGGCGGCAGGAAGTCTAAAGGTGCCAAGGGCAAGCAACAGCTGAAGAGCCCAGGGAAGGGAAGAACTGGGAAGCCGAAGGCCGGCAAGCCCAAATTAACGCAGCAAAGGACAAATCCTAGGAAGACAGCATCCAAGAAGTAAGCGTTGTGAAAGACCAATCTCGGAGAACCCAAAGGCTCTTTTAAGAGCCACCTAAATGATCCTAAAATGGCGTGACGCTGGAGGCTTGTGGAAGTCTTGAGTATCAAGTGTTAGACCATCTCACTGTCTGGACAAGCAGATGTCATTTTCGTAAAGTGGTGTCTCACCTGGACACGTGGTACACATACACATCTTCAAGGGTTCATATAGTTCAGAATATTCTGGTACTGCCCAATCCGGAAAAGCTGGCTTGTTACACACTACGGTTAGAATATGGTACGTATCTTGCCGTGTAAATTTTAAGTACTCTTGTAGAACTACCCGTGTTTGTGGAGGTAAGTGGAGATAGATCAGCTCAGCGCCGAAACGTCTGTTTCTTTCTAAGGAAGCACTGTTTTAGATTACAAAAGTATGTAGTGACATGCTAACGAGGATTTCTTAACTTCGTGTCCACAGACTTTAGAGCCCatatagaaatcaagagagaaaggTCTTGAGAAACCAAAAGGTCTCTCAGAATTTGGATTTATGGGAAATGTTTTAGTCTTCATCTCTtaatttttaactgaaattttctTCCGTTGTATGATTGATAGGAACCAAGTATTTTCAGGTTGCAGTTGCGGGAATATTGAAGTAGTTTATCATCATTTCCTACGTACTATAGTTActgcatgtgaatttttttttttcagtgaagattgttcctgagctaacgtctatgccaatcttccttccacTTTGCAagtgggaccccaccacagcatggtgtgatgaactgtgtgtatgtccacgcccagg
Coding sequences:
- the H1-6 gene encoding histone H1t, with the protein product MSETAPAAPAEPVLSSMEKPPAKKRGKKPVGLTGGSRKAPSSSVSKLITEALSVSQERAGMSLAALKKALAAAGYDVEKNNRRIKMGLKSLVSKGTVVQTRGTGASGSFKLSKKATPEPPKGRVKKGASANAKKLVLPKGSKSPKSAKANKRTSKARTPAAQPSARGGRKSKGAKGKQQLKSPGKGRTGKPKAGKPKLTQQRTNPRKTASKK